CGACTCGGGGTTCTGGACGAGCCGGTGGAGGAGGGGCGACACCCGCTCCGCGATCCGGTGCGCGGACTGCTCCGCGCGCGCGATGCGGTCCACGTCGGCGATGAAGTCCGCGAGCGTGTAGGTCGCCGTCGCCATGCCCGATCCTCCTATGGCTCCGCCGGGGTGTCCTTCCGGCCGCCCCATTCTGTCCACGATCCGTCGTACACCGCAACTTTCTCCTGGCCGAGGAGGTGGAGGCCGAGCGCCAGCACCGACGCGGTGACGCCCGAGCCGCACGAGGTGACGACGGGCCGCGCGAGGTCGAGCCCCGCGGCCTCGAACAGGCGTGCGAGCGCCTCCGGGCCGAGCAGCGTGCCGTCGGACCGGTGGAGCCGCTCGTACGGGAGGTTCAGGCTCCCCGGGATGTGGCCGCCGCGGAGGCCCGCCCGCGGCTCGGGCTCGGTGCCCGCGAAGCGCCCCGCGGAGCGCGCGTCGAGCACCTGCTCGCGGCGCGACCGGAGGTTCGCGCGCATCTGGGCGAGGTCGCGCACGAGGCCCCGGCGCAGGCGCGCGGTGAAGCGCCGCGGCTTCGGGGCGGGGGCGCCCGACTCGACGGGGCCGCCCTCGGCCCGCCACTTCGGGAGGCCGCCGTCGAGGACGGCGACCCGGTCGTGGCCGAAGGCGCGGAAGGTCCACCAGACGCGCGCCGCGCTGACGACGCCGCGCGTGTCGTAGGCGACGACGAGGTCGCGCGCGCCGATCCCGAGCGCGCCGACGCGCGCGGCGAACGTCCGGGCGGTCGGCAGCATGTGCGGGAGCGGCGACGACGTGTCGGCGATCGCGTCGATGTCGAAGAACACCGCGCCCGGAACGTGCGCCGCCTCGAACTCGGCGCGCGCGTCGCGCTTGAGGTGCGGCATGTGCCACGAGCCGTCCACCACGCGCACCGTGCGGCGGCCGAGGTTCGCCGCGAGCCAGTCGGTCGTGACCAGCGGGCGCACGCTCATAGGAGCCTGTGCGGGCTTCGCCCCTCCTGGTCGAGACCCTCCTCCCAGGTGAGATACCTGACCATCGCCTCGCGCCCGCGGTCGTACGCCTTCGGCACCACGTCGTCGGGCTCGTCGAGGAGCCGCGTGGCGCCGCGCTCGAGCGGGCGCCCGGCCTCCGCCCACGCGCGGGTGCCGCCCTCGAGGGCGCGCGCCGCGCCGTACCCGAGGCCGGCGAGCGTCGCCGCGGCGAAGGTCGAGGCGACGCCGTCGCTACATGTAATGACGATGGACTGTCGCGTGTCGGGCGCGACGCCGGCGATCAGCAGCTCGAGCCGGCTCCGGCAGAGCCACGCGGCACCCGGCACGTGGCCGCGCGCGTAGGCGTCGCTCTGGTCCACGTCGAGGACGCGCGCGCCGCCGAGATCGCCCGGCTTCACCCAGCCGACGCGCTCGCGGGCGCGGTCCCAGCCCGCGGGGGCGACGCTCGCGGGCCCGCGCTCGAGCGCGCCGCCAGCCTGCTCCCACGCTGGGACGCCGCCGGCGAGCGCCGCCACGCGCGGAAAGCCCATCCGCCGGAGCCACGCCGCCGTCATCACGGACCGGACGAACCCGTCGCACACGAGGACGATGGACGCGGCGCGCACGGCGACGTACTCGTCGGTCGCCTGGACCGCCTGGCCGCCGGGCGCCCAGACGGCGCCAGGCACGTGGCCGGCGGCGTACTCGTCCGCGGTCCGCACGTCGAAGAGATAGACGTTCTCGCTCTCGCGTCGCGCGAAGCGTGCCGCCAGC
The sequence above is a segment of the Candidatus Methylomirabilota bacterium genome. Coding sequences within it:
- the sseA gene encoding 3-mercaptopyruvate sulfurtransferase is translated as MSVRPLVTTDWLAANLGRRTVRVVDGSWHMPHLKRDARAEFEAAHVPGAVFFDIDAIADTSSPLPHMLPTARTFAARVGALGIGARDLVVAYDTRGVVSAARVWWTFRAFGHDRVAVLDGGLPKWRAEGGPVESGAPAPKPRRFTARLRRGLVRDLAQMRANLRSRREQVLDARSAGRFAGTEPEPRAGLRGGHIPGSLNLPYERLHRSDGTLLGPEALARLFEAAGLDLARPVVTSCGSGVTASVLALGLHLLGQEKVAVYDGSWTEWGGRKDTPAEP